The stretch of DNA CCTTTTGGGAATCCTCAGAAGAATACCTGAAGGTGTTTTATGAAGAACTTCTCCCTCCAACAGCAAGGCATGAGGCTTCAATGCTGCAGGATATTAGAGAAAAGAAGAGAACAGAGATTGATGCCTTGAATGGCGCAGTAGTTAGGCTTGGGAGTCAATATGGTATTGACGTCAGAAACAATATGTTTGTTTACAATATGATCAGGTTTATTGAGGAGAGTTTTTCTTCTGAATAGAAGGGAAGGGAATGTGTATTAGCTTATTTGGGATGAAATTCCTCTGAGATTACTTATAGAATATTCAACTTTGTCTTTCCAATCATTATTACATCTCCGCTTTTTAACTGGATTCTCCCTTTTGCAAGTACTGGATTATTATTGAGATAAGTGCCATTAGTGCTTCCCTTGTCCTGTAAATAATATATATTATTAACTTTTTCTATTATAGCATGCCTTCTATAGACGAGTGGGTCGTCCTTGATAACAATATCATTAAGCTCATCCCTACCAATTGTGATAATTTTGTTTATATGAATGGATCGATTTTTAAATCGAATCTTTGCTATTTTTGTCTTTAATTCTTTAGCGACTTTTTTGCCCTCTTCATCACGCTTGTAAAAGGTCTTTTGATCCATAATTGATGCTTCCTGAATGCTGATGTGAAACTTGCATTTCATTGGTGAGATATATAGTCAATCATTCCGGATTTATTTATTTAAAAGATTATCTTGAATTGATACATCCGGATTGTGGGATAATTTTAATATATATGCCAAATATTATAATTAATTTTTTTTATTAATGATATTTCATTTTATCTTGACCTTTCCAACTCTCAAATTATATTTGGTCAAGTCCTAAAATTAGGAAGCATATTATATTTATAGTATATATTAATCATCATTGATTATTTAATGTTTTTGATTAAGTGTCAAGTTATATTATTCAGTGATGTTGGATTTGAGATGTGACTTGTTTATAATACACCTTAACGCTAGAGAAAGAATAGGTTTTGAATGTATAACCATTTGATTAATATAGTTGTGATGATGTTTTGGTATATGTAGAGTAAATATAGTATTTTCAATGCAATTGGAGCAGAAAGTATATATTTTTTATAGAATGGAGAATTGCTTATGACTTTTGCTGAAGTTCTTGAGATGCTTAGCAACATCTTTCATACCACAGGCTTAATGAATATAGGCTGGAAAATGGTAATTATGTGGGGTATTGGATGCCTTTTTTTTTATCTTGCAATTGCCAAAAAGTATGAACCTCTACTTCTACTTCCCATAGGATTTGGTATTTTTATTGTTAATTTCCCATTAACCCCCTTGATGGGTTTCACAGAACAGGGTCACAGAGAACTTATTAACATTTTTTATCATTATGGCGTTGAATGGGAGGTTATCCCTTGCGTAATTTTTCTTGGTTTGGGCGCTATGACAGACTTAGGACCGCTAATAGCAAATCCAAAGTCGCTACTTATTGGAGCGGGGGCGCAACTTGGTGTATTTATTACATTTACTGGTTCAGTGCTTGCAGGCTTCACCTTAAAAGAGGCAGCATCAGTTGGTATTATTGGTGGAGCAGATGGGCCTACAACAATCTATTTAACGCAGCATCTTGCTCCTCAGCTTTTGGGCGCCAATGCCCTTGCCGCTTATTCCTATATGGCCATGGTTCCGATTATCCAACCAGTTATTATGCGGATGATGACTAGTCCAGAGGAAAGGGCTATAAAGATGAAGCAATTACGACATGTTTCGCAAAGGGAGAAGATAATATTTCCTATTGTTACAACAGGAATAATTGCGCTACTTGTGCCTTCTGTTATTCCGTTAATGGGGATGTTCCTGCTTGGAAATCTAATGAAAGAGAGCGGGGTTGTTGACAGGCTCTCCGATACAGCACAGGGTTCATTGATGAATATCGTTACCATATTTCTTGGTGTTTCTGTTGGCGCAACAATGCAGGCGGACAAATTTCTTAGCTGGAAACCCCTCTTCATATTCGGTATAGGACTCATCGATTTTGCTGTATGTACATTTGGTGGAATTCTTACGGTAAAAATAATGAACAAATTTTTGAATGATAAGATAAATCCTTTAATAGGGTCAGCGGGGGTTTCTGCTGTGCCAATGGCTGCAAGGGTTTCTCAAGTAATTGGTCTGAAATATGATAAGAGAAATCATTTATTAATGCATGCAATGGGGCCAAATTTAGCGGGTATAATCGGCTCAGCAGCAGCGGCTGGAATGTTTATTGCTATGTTTAAATAAGAAATGGAATAGGTGTTTATGAAAAGAATAGTATTTATATTACTTATAATATTTATGACATCCTTAGGGGTTTATGCTTCTATGAATAATCAGAATGTACAAGCCCCGGTTTATCCCCAAGGTGAAGCTTGTGCATCTCAAGAGGCAACAAGGATCCAATTTCAGTATAAGGGTATACCCTTAGATGAGATAATTGATTATTATAAGAGTGAATTAAAGGATGAAAAGGA from Spirochaetota bacterium encodes:
- a CDS encoding FHA domain-containing protein, whose protein sequence is MDQKTFYKRDEEGKKVAKELKTKIAKIRFKNRSIHINKIITIGRDELNDIVIKDDPLVYRRHAIIEKVNNIYYLQDKGSTNGTYLNNNPVLAKGRIQLKSGDVIMIGKTKLNIL
- a CDS encoding sodium ion-translocating decarboxylase subunit beta encodes the protein MTFAEVLEMLSNIFHTTGLMNIGWKMVIMWGIGCLFFYLAIAKKYEPLLLLPIGFGIFIVNFPLTPLMGFTEQGHRELINIFYHYGVEWEVIPCVIFLGLGAMTDLGPLIANPKSLLIGAGAQLGVFITFTGSVLAGFTLKEAASVGIIGGADGPTTIYLTQHLAPQLLGANALAAYSYMAMVPIIQPVIMRMMTSPEERAIKMKQLRHVSQREKIIFPIVTTGIIALLVPSVIPLMGMFLLGNLMKESGVVDRLSDTAQGSLMNIVTIFLGVSVGATMQADKFLSWKPLFIFGIGLIDFAVCTFGGILTVKIMNKFLNDKINPLIGSAGVSAVPMAARVSQVIGLKYDKRNHLLMHAMGPNLAGIIGSAAAAGMFIAMFK